A single genomic interval of Anopheles marshallii chromosome 2, idAnoMarsDA_429_01, whole genome shotgun sequence harbors:
- the LOC128709267 gene encoding uncharacterized protein LOC128709267, with amino-acid sequence MTKFICIALVLVCIAVSVHGQYRTDVQCTSFNDCICKLPKIIGAVAGRTATANIRNPANGETYVLDLSKPSQAVTDYCNQLRQGLNPAVPFKAVNAAKVAQVQALLAQRLAAARG; translated from the exons ATGACTAAGTTCATCTGTATCGCCCTGGTGCTGGTTTGCATCGCCGTCTCCGTACACGGTCAGTACCGCACGGACGTACAGTGCACGTCGTTTAACGACTGCATCTGCAAGCTGCCAAAGATCATCGGCGCAGTTGCGGGACGTACCGCTACGGCGAACATCCGCAACCCGGCGAACGGTGAAACGTACGTATTGGATCTTTCGAAACCATCGCAGGCCGTTACCGACTACTGCAACCAGCTGCGTCAGGGACTGAACCCTGCTGTACCATTCAAAGCAGTGAACGCAGCCAAAGTAGCCC AGGTTCAAGCTCTTCTGGCCCAGCGTCTTGCTGCAGCGAGGGGTTAA
- the LOC128710093 gene encoding knob-associated histidine-rich protein produces MGQEKSLPSRCTSAHDYHHHHHHHHHHHHHTGSSTSSTTSSAVPSRSPSTASTTSSASSASAASSYKSVERQTKYLNEHLYIKSYLDIEEEDRNAKLLFQKVRPGGIRNYTPKILSENPKQDLDVWI; encoded by the coding sequence ATGGGCCAGGAGAAATCTTTGCCCTCCAGATGTACCTCCGCACATGactaccaccatcaccaccatcatcatcaccaccaccatcaccacacgGGCTCGTCCACCTCCTCGACGACCTCGTCCGCCGTGCCGTCCCGCTCGCCGTCCACCGCCTCGACGACATCGTCCGCCTCGTCCGCATCGGCCGCCTCCTCATACAAAAGCGTCGAGCGGCAGACCAAGTACCTCAACGAGCATCTGTACATCAAGTCCTACCTGGACATCGAGGAAGAGGACCGCAACGCGAAGCTGCTCTTCCAGAAGGTGCGACCCGGCGGCATACGGAACTACACACCCAAGATACTGTCCGAGAACCCGAAGCAGGATCTGGATGTTTGGATCTAG